A genomic window from Salvia miltiorrhiza cultivar Shanhuang (shh) chromosome 5, IMPLAD_Smil_shh, whole genome shotgun sequence includes:
- the LOC130985199 gene encoding protein HEADING DATE 3A-like → MARETRQALVVSSVVGDVLEPFTAAAELRAYTDGKVIISGCRLRPSQVRERPRVEIGGPRDFQTFYTLMIVDADAPSPSNPHLKEYLHWLVTDIPGNTDASFGREIMSYESPQPTVGIHRLVLALFRQPGGRQSVAAPLRRQNFSTREFCGVHNLGAPVAALYYNCHRENGIGCRRA, encoded by the exons ATGGCAAGAGAGACAAGGCAGGCGCTGGTGGTGAGCAGCGTCGTCGGAGATGTCTTAGAGCCGTTTACGGCCGCCGCCGAGCTTCGCGCTTACACCGACGGCAAGGTCATCATCAGCGGCTGTCGTTTGAGGCCATCCCAGGTTCGTGAACGGCCTAGGGTTGAGATTGGAGGGCCTCGTGATTTTCAGACCTTCTATACTCTT ATGATTGTGGATGCTGATGCTCCAAGCCCAAGCAACCCACACCTTAAGGAGTACTTGCACTG GTTGGTTACTGACATCCCAGGAAACACAGATGCTAGCTTCG GAAGAGAAATAATGAGCTACGAGAGTCCTCAGCCGACGGTAGGCATCCACCGCCTTGTTCTGGCGCTGTTCCGGCAGCCGGGCGGCCGCCAATCAGTGGCGGCGCCGCTGCGCCGGCAGAATTTCAGCACTAGAGAATTTTGTGGGGTCCACAACCTAGGTGCGCCGGTGGCAGCCTTGTATTATAACTGCCATAGGGAAAACGGCATAGGCTGCCGTAGAGCCTAA